TCATGTCAATGATTTGGCAAGCCATGATTTTGGCTAGTATTTGGTTTGCTATTAAAACTTGTCAAATTCTCACATTTGGCTTGCTAAATCTATGGCAATATTTTTGTCCAACTTTTGGCTTGCCAAATTTTTAGCATAGCAAATTTTGGATGTCAACCAAGTAGGCCCCTAGTACCATTAATATTTCCTTTATGAAAAATAAGGAGAGGCTAAATGTAGAAAATAAGGAGAATCTTTTAACATATGTTTCTAGATTCCCAGCTGGGCACACCTAATAGACATTATTAGACCACCAAGTGGCCGTAGCACTTTGGCATCCATCAGTTGATATGCAAAATCAACTTTTTTTTTGTAGCTTCAGTTTTGTGGCACACTGAACTGTTACTCTGAACTAAACATTAGACTCAGTATGGCAAACCTAACTCCGGGTGTGGTCAGTTGTGGCCTCTGTCATATAAAACATGACAGACTTTTAGGTCCCTGCAACAATTTGGTATGAGTAAACTTTCTGGACAAGGTGCAAAACTCCATGCTTGAAAATGCATGCTTCTGTCTCAACTAGCATCAGCTGCAATTTTTTCTCGAACGGACCCATCGGCCCGTTTTTCTAGCATCAGTTGCAATAAAAATATAGCGCTTTTGCCGATGTGTATCTTCTTGAATGTTTGTTATTGTGGTGCACAAGTTTTCTAGAAAAAACATTATTATTGTTCTAGATCAAGATGGCCGATAGCTACTGGAAATTAGTGTTGTTCCCTATCTTCACCCAACGAATTGCATCAGAGAGTGACTACATATCTAATCCCACTTCTGTTGAGATGTGTTTTTGTTCAGACATGAACATtgcatcatttcaacgtgactaGCACTAACAGAGGCAAAAGTTAATTCACCAAATGTGGATGGTGATACAAAGCATGCTGTGAAATATTGGTAGTAAGAGAAGCAAGCCGAGAAGGAGATTTCTTCTAGGGATCAGGTATGCTATCTGGTCGTGACCAAAATGACAAAACACCTTTGTCAAAGAGAATCTTTGATGACATGGTTCGTCATATCATGACTCTGGCGAGGACCATTGCCCCCATGGCCCCATCTAGATTCTAGAGTCTCGCATCCACGTACTCTAGGGGACGTGCTGGACTTCACAATCAACACTACCATGCATGGCAAGTCCGATGTTCAAGGGTATACTAAGCTCGTCGCCGGCGATGGCCGAGGCAAGACCGGTACCCACAAGTCAGGTGCAACATCAGGCAGAGCCCATTCCACCAAAAATTGCATTAGATTCATTCAGGATTTTTTCAAAATTCAGTGACAAATCAGATACGTGTGATGATAAGGTGCTAATTGGGCCTGGCAAATGGTTTCGGCCCACCAAAGGTTTAGATTTTTTGAGGCAATAGGAGGGGTTTCCCCTACTGAAAAATTTATTATTACAAAAAGGGAGGGAAAAGTCTTACAGAAGAACTAATAAAACAAAGAAGGAAATGAAAAAATAAGTgccttgttcgcttggcttataagccgtactttttcagctaaggaaccttatttttctctcacaacaaatcaaccaactgtactttcagccatggctcatcagccaagcgaacaggacgaaaGAAGAGAGTGGCAATTACAACAAAGAGTATATCCATGTGACAATATGTAGAAAGTATTTTATTTTCGCCCTATGGATAACCATACAGCAGTGCTAGTGCGCGGACGTCCGGACGGACGCCCATGTTCGCACGCCTGCGCCTCACGCGGGAACCCGCACCGTCCCGAACGTCACCAGCATCAAGAAGAGGGGGAGGAGGGGCAGTGCTCACGTGCGCCTCTAGTTCAGATGCCCAGCCAGtgctgggaggaggaggaggagacaccaaggcgaggtagcagaaggcgaggagggagatgcaacacctgatctatttttgaaacatccagatgcaacacttgcaacatacgtttgaagacAGAAAAACGCTTAAAACATGGATCTGAAACACTTGCCATAACACCTAAAAAATACTTGAAACTATTGtaaaaacatacgcaacatctaggtaaaacacttgcagcatatgtgtgaaacatgtgcaacacccaaaTAAACACTCTTGCAACAAACGTCTGAAAAAAttgatgaaacattgggaacagaagctttgcaacatacgtatacaaccattgcaacatcccgatctaattttgcaacatccatatgaaacacttgcaacatatatttgaaacctcttaaacatttgaaacataggcttgcaacaagctctttcagcgcaacatctccttgctgcttgcgaATGGAGGATCGTCGGCGCATGGAGTTAAACGGTGTAGAACTCGTCGGTGGCGCAGAGCTTGCCGCTCTGGTGGAGAAGGCCGTGGTAGGTCCACGCGCTGGAGAAGGCTGTGGCGGGCAAGAGGCGCAGTGGATAGGGAGGAAGACCGGCTGCCACGCTTGGGCGCGGTGGAGATACCGGCCGGTGGAGCGAAGGCGTGATGGAGAGGGCGGCGTGGTGGAGAGCGCGATCGCCGAGGCAGCGTGCCGGAGTGTGGTCGCGGAGCTGCGGTGAggtgagttttttttaattttagaaTGGTTTCGGGGTGAGTGGACGGGCAGATAAGAGACAGTCGTTGGACTTGCGCGACCAGCTTACCAGAATTCCTGATAACCATAGCGAATTCCTGCTTGGAAACCTGACGGACTGCCACCAATGTGGGATGAATTCCTTCAAAAATGAATTTATTCCGCACTGTCCAGAACTCCAGATGCTCCAACATAAAAGGATGACAATCTCCATCAAAAAAGAACCTGAagttgctgcttgaagtcttcaAAAACGGTAGTTGCACTTTTCTCGCGTATATGGAGACAGATCATCGATACCTTAGCACAAAACAACAGTCATCGGACACATATTTCCTCTAAACGTCGTACGCACATGCTGAGCGTCCTTTATTAATGGCTGGTAAAGAGGGAAAAAATTTGGATCGGCCACTAGCGATCCAAGTGCAGGCACGGCAGTGTCATTGGAGGTCAAGGCCAAGGTATTAATCCGGAATTCAATCTAGGCATTAACCCTGGATATGGTAGCCGGGGAAGAGACTGATGCGGCAACAGCTTTGCGATTGTGGTTGGTTATCTAGTGCCCACACGAGGGTAATaatgattttctattttatataGTCAACTGAATAGATCGAATTTTGTTTACTAGAATATCACTGTTGGCTAGATTTGGTGATGTACACCCTTCAATCTAAACTATACtaagttgttttggcttttctagttaTATATAACTTTTTATACGTATCAAGATATACATACATTATATGTAGATAAAACTGACAGTTTGGAACGGAGGTCGGAGGAAGTATAGATTCCTATTGAAAACATTGATCGGCTGCATGAAAATGATTCATACCCATCTCCTGCACGCCGCAGCGCGACATGCCTTCAGCCCGAGCTGCTCACGACGCGCGCGCGGCCCATCTCGCCGACGAGCGGCGGGCCTCCCATCCGCTAAGATAGCCTGTATCACAGACCGTAGAGTGGAGCGTACACGCTGGTCGAAGGCGACGGCACAGTGACAAATGCGCCGGCCGCGGCGACAGCAACGGGCGACGCGCCGTGCTTGTGCTTGCGGGTGCGGGGCCAAATTGACCACAACGGGCGCGCGGCAGCTAGCTACTGCTCGCATGCATGACAGTAACCGCGCTAGGCAAGGATTAGAGAGTAGCAGAAGCAGTGCCGGTTTTTCCTTCTCCAGCCAGGCAGCCAGCGTAGACGACAGGCTTCAAATGTCTGTCGCGCGGTCGTAAGTCGCGAAACGCATGGTGCGAGCCGGAGACAAGAAACGTGCTTGTCATGTTATCCGTTTGCTATCGACATGAAACTGGGCACAGGCAGCACCAGATACTACCAAGAACGGCGAAGTATATATCGACAAAACGATTTACTTCGTGCCGTCAGCTCGCTCGTCAGTCGTCCCTGCACGACGAAGAAAAGGTGTCGGCTCGGCCGCTCGGGTAGGTTAAGGTTGGGGAGGGGTTCGTTGGAGGTTGGTGCTAAGTGTTAACATGCATCATGCATTTGCGGGAAATTCGTCTCCCACAATATGAATCTGATATAGCAAAAGAATTGGAGCAGAAAGACAAATTTAGTCGGTGTGACATGTCCCATTTTGGACAAGATTTCCCTATTTATGTCCATGCTCTCACATCCCTATCAGACGTCAAATATTTACAGTAGCGGACTCTCAAGGCTTGAATGGAGCCCGAGCGAAGCTCTAAGACATCTATGAGTTTATGTGTTTTATTTTAACCTTTCAGCACGGTGCAAAAAGCAACGGATTTCTCAACGTGCGATAGCACCGGAGCCCGAGCCGGCGCCTAGGTATAAATGGGCAATGGGCCGGCCCGGCCAGGCACGTCACGGGTCCGTGCCGGGCGTGGCCTGAAGGGGGTCGGGCCGGCGTACCGCCCGGGTCGTGCCGAGCTAGGCGTCGTGCCTGACGGCATGCTGGGCCGTTTTTGGGCCGGACCGGCCCAAGAAGCACGGCCAATCCAACGTGTCAGGCTGGCCTGAGACCCACGAAGGAGCGGCCGCTGCACAAGCTTCGACTGTTGGAGGAGGCCATAGCGCAGTGATGGAGTAGGAGAGGGAGCCTCCTCCGCGCGGTGCCTGCGGGATGTGGCGCGGCTGCGTgggggcgtggaggaggaggccgccgaATCCGCTTGGGATGAAGGACGGGGAGGCCGGATTGGCTTGGGACGAGGGATGGGGAGCCAGTCGCGTGGGAGGGCGTGGAAGAGGTGGCCGAGGTCGCATGGTCCAGCTCCACGTGCGGTGGCGGGTGAGAGGGAGGGACGGGCCATCCGCGCCGCATCGAGAGGTCGCGATCacgaggggagggagggagcggcCCGAAAGGGGAGGGAGCGGCCGCCACGAAGGAAGTGTCGCGCCGGGAAGAGGGAGGCGCTCGGATTTGACGCCAGGAAGGGGAAGCAGAGTAGTCGCTGAGATAGCGGACACGGGTGGGAATAGCCGAGTTAGTGTACAGGCCACGTTGGGAGTTGTTGTTGGGCCATAGACATAGTGGGCCTTCATCAGGTCTTTGGCCATTTACCGAGCCAGGCCAGGCCAAAACGTTGTGCTTGGGCTAAGGCCCAGGCACGGGCTGCTCCCTTGGGCCGGGCCAACCCGGGCCTGCTCCTCACCGGGCCGGGCCATGCTCATGCTGGGCCAAAAGACGGGCTTTGGGCTAGGTCGCCGTGCCTCAGGCTGCATGCCCATATATACGTCCAGGGTCACTGGGCCCTGGGTCAACCACTGAATATATATGAGCTGGCTACAATGTTTTTGCCCTAGTTGGATTCAGATTTGAGATCTTTGGTCCTTGTATCATATTGAGTTGTGAGATGCATGCACCGATTAGTTAAACTAAAACTTTTAAATTAAAGTAGTATAAAATATGAGCCAATTAGCTTATGCTTTTTAACAATTTTTTATCACTTGAGTGCTTATATGCTATCACTACCGGagacagcttctttgccgagtgcctcaggcactcgcaAGGCcgatacactcggcaaatcctttgccgagtgttacactcggcaaagggcgctcggtaaacagtttatcggcaaagacctctttgccgagtgcactttatcggacaagtgccaatccgacacttggcaaagaaaagtggccgtgacggcgagcgccaccgtgacggcggctttgccgagtgccaaggtcaagcactcggcaaaggtctcactttgtcgagtgtcgttgacttagacactcggcaaagatggtcactttgccgagtgccgccggaaagacactcggcaaagtatataatgtttgccgagtgcctgtcacatggcactcggcaaatctctgatgtttgccgagtgcaatggtctttgcactcggcaaagcatgtttctAGATAGTTCCCAGatagccactttgccgagtgtcatggccattacactcagcaaagtgactgaaaacaactttttaatttgttttttacatcccatccaaataaacagaagatatatataacaaacatcaccaacatcacatatatatcatcaacaacacatatatatcacaaacgtctcatgtctcacaatatatcacaaataagttcacaagtaatccaagtgctccatcatcttcaaccacaattgcaaatagaagtatcattaacaaccacaagtatcatcactgatttggtgaaggattcgctgaagcatgaggatcgttcgataccgccgattgattctacacaaaggagaagagattgcatgtgtgagacaagataaatatataccatacatgaataaaactttcatactccactaggtttgaccgtaagcatgaacatacaaactaaaacatttatactcacaggagtagaatagtgaggaggtggaggtggaggtggagcgaatagcgaaggtggcggagctacacccgtagcggcgtcaagactttgcatgtactaaaaaatctccgccatcctctgctgctcggcctcccgctcggcctccaccctctccatcttcgcctgcatctgctcccgtatcctcctctcttgttctagctgggcctacgatatattcaccccaatgttacaataatgcaaaggaaaggtatgaaaaaaccaatgaatgacgaataaaccaggaataacctcgagtgcctccacccggtggtgtcaagtgtcctgccgaggtcgtatggccgggctcctgctcatgctgcttgctcgaatttgggagagactaggagtagtggccgagtcgattgcgccatcgccaatccaataccgcccatgcttcttgcctcctcccaccctcatgatgacttctGCATCAAGGTCttcggtgctcggatcgtactctgacccatggacctcccttgccatcgatgtgtactcactaagGCGGTTGTGGACAGTcgcattgctgtacgcctcgagcccgtcctccgggttgtagtcgacgtcggacatggccttgcccttatgggccatagcaaatgccttgaagatggagcaaggctggccaccatgtgacgccgactatgaaaaaaatgcaagatgattagaaatcatgcagaattgagcgttagaataaataaatgaatttgcgtaccTATGTTTATGTGTATCCGCTAAGGTTGTGGCtgtcttgatggtgtgctacacctatcATCATCAAATGCcgctcccggcacaagttgtgcgtctcctcccactcgcgtgagcaccacctatccaccatctgttcccagcactggggatgcgcggcgttctcctggggcacctgctcctcctcctcaagtgATAGGGCGGCAGGCGACGACTCCCTcctgcggctgctcctcctcctactctcccctgGTGCAGCGGTTcttgtccttcggtacaaggacgttagcttcctcatcccaccgcccaccatctttgttcaatcacctacaattaaaaagagtaaaccaataagcacaaataaacaagaagtacttagaaatagatgcaaaataaacaaaacataattacaaaataacatagtattacatgtattagaaataatcttcatgatcgggattagctggatcataagtctcatcatcactatcaatcatgtcgaaataatcaacactatccaaatgagcaatgttgtcattatcatcgtctaaatgtaatcgctcaagcatttgtaagtccttcacattttgcacctcatctccagcgtcctcttcaataactgtttcattgtctacttccattccgaccgtatctctttcgaacgggtgacgcctaactgggttacgtgatctacgaccataatacggaaagaggggttatacctagggtggcggtggagttaggctagcgggcccgcggcgggtcggtgcagtggcgaggcgacgcggtgcaggcagacccatagcggcgaggaaggcgatcggggtcgccgaggtactctggctccgctccgatgggctcttctttacaaaaaaagaaacataaaaatgtcaatacaaaattttagcagcacctcccctgcacggtgaggttttcaaaacctgcaagaaaaccaacggcatgatggccgacatgcacatatatatgaacggcacgatggccgacaagcacaagattatatccaaccacatatatacaacaatgtcacaaccactcctacgactaccaccactgctactctaccactactactaccgcaactactagtaatactacgacgacgacgacggtagtGCATACCTAGCGGGCGTCGTAGGGcgacggtggtgaaggggccagggcgccggtggacaaggcgacggcTAGGGAAGCGCCGGGAACGGCGCGGGTGCGGGCAGGGGTGCCGGCGGGGCtggcgcctccttcttcttcttcctccttcctccttcctcctcctccatcctccggggctggcgcctccttcttcttcttcttcctccttcctccttcctcctcctccatcctcctctcctctcctcctcctctctttctcctcctcctccgatggCGCTGGCGTGGGCGGGGGTGGTGGCGGCGCTAGCTTgggcgtgcgtgtgtgcgtgtgtacggtgtgtgtgggccggctgtgccgggaggttaaatcccctctttaccgagtgccctcgATCTGAcaatcggcaaagttttttttatttttttaattctttgccgagtgtcacctggccaggcactcggcaaagagggtttttttttaaaaaaacttaattttttaaattctttgccgagtgccacccggactggcactcggcaaagaggggttttaatttttttaaaaattctttgtcgagtaccATCCGGACTGGCACcggcaaagaggggttttttcattttttttaaaaaattctttgccgagtgtcataggtcctgacacttggcaaagaggctcctttgtcgagtgtcttctcctgacactcggcaaagaggctcattTACTGAGTgtcatttttttgacactcgacaacccatattttttttaagttttgacctccaaactttttctgcggtCCTCAGACAATACCTGATACTCCATGTtacaatgtggcacatttctcggactttttctatatttctttaatttatttcatttaattgaattttcttgaataattcaaattataacggctagtcattcgaataatgaaaaaaaataaataaaaaaatgatattcatggtatttAGTAtgatgtgaggccgtatccaggaacagaccaccaatttcgaacatcttattcacgaaacatgaccacgaatttgcgatcgagttgtttttaaattctataaaaaccaaacgaagtccgaaaatcatgaaacttgtcaagatgtcaagatatcatatgtggaggctgtgataaaaaattgaggaggtttcgcgaAACCGAAGTCGGCCTCTTCGCGTAAgttattgtttgacactcggcaaacctggtctttaccgagtgttattctttgccgagtgttcggcaCTTGGTAAAccacctttttgccgagtgccagttgctTGCTGAGTGTTTTCTCTCTAGCACTCGACAAACAGCCTCTTTACTGAGTGCCTgataaaaaatactcggcaaagtctggaaCACTCGATAAAaaagccgtctccggtagtgtatatataattatatattgcACACGTCCTGCCAAACAACCATTTACATTTTGTGTTGACAAAATTTTGGGGTGCAATTTATACGCTGGAAATTGATCGAGAGCCTCCATACGTATCGACCATCTCTTCAAATGTATAGGAGACGCGGATATCTTTGTATATATTAAGAGGTGAAACCGTATAAGCAACGAACGAGACGTCAAACGGTGGATCCGGACATGATCAATCAGTTGGCAGGAGTCACACGAGTGGAGTGTCCAAAACAGGATAGGAAGTCCGAGATGGCGACATCCGAGCTACCGCCTTCACCCATGGCATTCCTTGCCTTGCCGCTCCAGTCCAGAGCTCTCTTCCTAAACTCCTTGCACATTTCGCCTTCCATGACGTCCCGCACGCACCTCTCCATCTCCGCGCTCCTCACCACCCCCTGGGCATCCGGGCGCACCCGTACGCCGACACGCCACACGTCCTGAATATACTTGGCATTCGTCGTCTGGTCCGCCCAGTTCGGCATCGCCACCATGGGCACGCCGGCGCTGAGCGCCTCCACCGTCGAGTTCCAGCCGCAGTGCGTGAAGAAGCAGCCGACGGAGGGGTGCGCCAGGACCTCCAGCTGCGGGCACCACGACACCAGGCGCCCCCTGCTGGCCTTCGCCGCCTTGTCGTCGGCGAAGCCCTTGGGTAGCTTGGCAGTCTCCGTGGCCCGGACGACCCACAGGAAGGGCTTGCCGCTGCTGTAGAGGCCCTCGGCTATCTCGCTCATCTGGTCCGGGCCTAGCGACGCCATGCTACCGAAGGAGACGTACAGAACGGACCGCGCCTGCTGGGCGTCCAGCCACGCCATGCTTTCTGCCGCCATTGGGGCGTGCAGGTGGATGCCGTAGGACACGTCATCCGGCAGTCGGTTGTCTAGGAACGCCGACGGGACAGTCGGCCCCACCATCTTGGCTCTCCACGTAGACGCCAAGTAGTCCGCTTCCTGCGGCTCCAGGTCGTAGAACGAGTTGACGAGCACATGGTCGGCGGTGTCCAGCCCCAGGAACTGGTTCAGCAGCAGCTCCCGGAAACACGGGGGGTACCTGATGTCAGCGAAGAACGTGGGCACGTCGCCGACCTCGAGCTGCGTCGACAGCCCGGGCAGGTCCCGCAGCACCTCCTCCGGGCGCAGCAGCGGCGGGGGCGGCACCCGGCCGGCCCACGCGTGCGCGTACACGATGTCCACGGCGCACGGCTGCGTGAGGAACGCCGCggacgccgcgccgcgtcgcctcgccacgcgCTGCGCCCACGGCGCGACCGCGTCGTACACCACCACGTGCACGGGCCGCCCCACCTCCGACTCCGACCGGAGGAGCTCGTCCAGCGTCTCGGACCCGACCGACTCGATCCGCTCGAAGTAGGGGACGCCCATCCCTCCTAGCTCATCGGGGCCGCGCTCGTCGCAGCCGTCGGAGATGGCGGCGACGTGGACCGAGCTTGGGGTCGGCTTGGTCGAGCTGATCACGAAACGGGTCGCCGCCAGGGTGCACCGGACGCCACTGCGGCCGGCGAGCCGCTTGCCGAACTGGAGCAGCGGGTTGATGTGGCCCTGTGTGGGGAATGGGAGGAGAAGAACGTGGACGCTTTGGTCGGACGACCTCGCCGCCATGGTACAACTAATGAGTGAATGAATGTGCTGATTCTATATCACAGATAGATTTGCAATGGCGGTGTTCTTGGGAAGTACGAGAGTGCAAGTGTTGCTCTATATATAGATAGACGACGTCCGTCGTGAactcctcatgcttcagcgacaAATCATCAGATGCTGAAGCAAAGCCCAAGCGGCCAACTGTTTCTATTGAATTCGGTGAAAAACGGATCTCCTGGATCTGCACCGGCAGCAGTGCCGGTCCTAAGATTCTGAGGACGAACTCGTCCTCTAGACTATAtataaatcttataatatatataagTGCTATTTTTTTTGCAAAGCAAAAATAAATCCAGtgatatatttttaatttaacatatttgataattatcgaggaacaatgtagactAAAACTAATATGATTACCTTAAGGAAGAATAGAATTCCATAATATCCATTGCTTCTCATAAAAAGATGGTTGTTCGGGCGTTTCTTGATGCAAAAAATCATCAAGGACGGTATTGAGATCAATAGTGTCCAAGATATCTCTCTCGATTGTGCACATAGCTAATCCATTTAACCTTTCTTGCGACATAGTTGATCTCAAATAGTTCTTCAATAACTTCAATTTTGAGAAACTTCTTTCAGCTGAAGCTACAGTCACATGTACAGTTCAGAGGATTCGAAAGGCAACTGAAACATTTGGATAGCAATCTGTAGCTACAACCAACTCCAGAATCTCAAGCGCTGACATGTCTATTAAGAGCATCTGCAGGGAACTCAAGATTCAATTCTCTCAACGGTCCCTTTTCAATCAATATATCTCTACCCTTATTATCAAGATTTCCCTAAGTTCTAGGATCAAAGACATCATGAATAGAAGCTTCTTGCATATCATCAATTAAATTTTCAGGTTGAGAGGAAGGCTGTAAATTTTAATTCTACGTAGCATCATCAATGTCATCAACTTGTTCACTTAAATTATCATTAAC
Above is a genomic segment from Miscanthus floridulus cultivar M001 chromosome 3, ASM1932011v1, whole genome shotgun sequence containing:
- the LOC136546615 gene encoding UDP-glucosyltransferase UGT13248-like; protein product: MAARSSDQSVHVLLLPFPTQGHINPLLQFGKRLAGRSGVRCTLAATRFVISSTKPTPSSVHVAAISDGCDERGPDELGGMGVPYFERIESVGSETLDELLRSESEVGRPVHVVVYDAVAPWAQRVARRRGAASAAFLTQPCAVDIVYAHAWAGRVPPPPLLRPEEVLRDLPGLSTQLEVGDVPTFFADIRYPPCFRELLLNQFLGLDTADHVLVNSFYDLEPQEADYLASTWRAKMVGPTVPSAFLDNRLPDDVSYGIHLHAPMAAESMAWLDAQQARSVLYVSFGSMASLGPDQMSEIAEGLYSSGKPFLWVVRATETAKLPKGFADDKAAKASRGRLVSWCPQLEVLAHPSVGCFFTHCGWNSTVEALSAGVPMVAMPNWADQTTNAKYIQDVWRVGVRVRPDAQGVVRSAEMERCVRDVMEGEMCKEFRKRALDWSGKARNAMGEGGSSDVAISDFLSCFGHSTRVTPAN